A region of the Anolis carolinensis isolate JA03-04 chromosome 1, rAnoCar3.1.pri, whole genome shotgun sequence genome:
ctAAGATGTGTCTGTAAAATACTAGTCCCAGTGAATCTACAGCCTTTCTTCTTATCAAATGTCCATCTAATCTTTTTGCTAAGCTCATTCTGCTGGCTGGATGATCTGTGTGGTGTCTTTCGACTATATGTTTCCAAGATTTCTTTGACTCCTGAGCTGGATTGTCTTTCCCTTTAGCTCTGGGACCACAGCAGAGTATTTTGtggaagagagagggggggggggagagggagagaagcagcTGCTGGTCTCCTGGTTAATGGCCCCACAGCATCTATGAGGGCTGTGTGGCACTCCAAATGGATGCAAGTCCTGTTAACCATAGTAGCATAGCTGATGGTGACGAATGCTGGATGCTGCAGtccatcaacatctggagggctgcaattCGTTCACCATTGGTTCACATCTTTCGGCTTATTCTTAGTGGGTTAAAACACCTGAGACACTTTTATGTTTGGCCATACCTTCACTCAGATAAAACAATATCTTTTCTTCTGTGTTGTGCACATTGAACAAGGAACCAATCAAGTCTGTTATATTTTCTAGAAATGATTAAGGCATAGAGCTGTATCTATTGAGAAGGGACCGGGAGCAGAGACGCCTTATTTTTTTCTTGCTTCAAATTTTGTTGCCCTTATCCTGATTGAAAATGTCAGCTCATTTAAAACCCCTGTGGTGAAAGAGAAGCTGTTTAGTGGGACCATTTATAATGTGGAATCAATGCAAGGAAAGGGTTACATGTCCTCTTTTTCTAATGGTCTCTTATATCCATTATGTCGCCcgtaaagcaaaataaataaatacatggacaTGCTCTGTTAGCATTGCACATATTTACATGTAGTGCTGAGGTTGACCCTCACTGTATATGCgtgcgagaaagaaagagaatgtaTGCAAGTGCCCTTCAGGCCATAGGGAGGCATGTTCTTTGAGAAAGTTCAGAAAGCCTGATTAAATCACATTATTCTGCATCAGACATCTCTGTCCTGGCAGAATGATCGTGAACATTTTCTAATTACAGTTAAATGTTTCCAAACTGTTTCACCAACTCTTGTCAACATCATAATTGCTTTAGCTTATATGATTTCAGGAGTCTGGAGGGCAGAGGAATGTGTTTGTTGATTACCCCTGGGAGCTTTGACAAGCCAGTGAACAAATATTACAGGGTTAGTAGTGCCTCCTCTTAGCATGAGCTGGAATTCTTCTGATGCCAGCTAAATAAGAATTAATAGCTTCACACAGCtctaatttatatggaaaaatgagATAATTTGTTTGGATTCATTCCTCATTTTCTCAAGACTCAGTATAAGCAGTCTTTGGTATATATGGCTTCTTGTCATTGTAAGGGCTACCAATAAAATAGATTGTGCAAATCTACCCAAAAAGAGTGAGATGATGTCAAAGACAGGGAAAAAAGCTTATTGAGGTCATGGGCAGATGTTTAAAAGGTTGGACTTGACTATAAAAGCTTTCCCGCACATGGAAAACATTTAATAAATCTGCATAGAGGTATGTTTGTCAGCAAATAGGATAACTCAGGAGCAGATATATAGCTGaactctttttttttgttttcctgtCCTGCTTCCTCCAATGAAGCCTTCATTAGAAATGTAGTATATATGTAGACTTGCTGAATATTATCATTTTGATTTCTTGCAGCTTGTATATGAATTTTTCATACGATTTTTGGAAAGCCAAGAATTCCAGCCCAGCATTGCCAAAAAGTACATAGATCAGAAATTTGTATTACAGGTAAGGAGACCTGTTTTCTTTATGGTCGACTTTAGCTATGCTGGTATTTATTAATTGGGATGTATAGTAGTCTTTTAAAATGAGTCTAATAAAAACCATTCCACACACTTTTATGTAATTGTGCACAAAAAACTCCCACAAAGATAAATGAAGAACACATGGCAGGATGTTAACCGAAATTCCCTGGAAAGTtagaaagtgagaggaatctgACAGTAAGAAATAGACATTGTATGGTGAAAAAGTGGCACAATGCCATTATttgaaacagggttttttttcctggtgCCATTCTATGCATGAAAATCCTGTTGTGTATAATCCCTGAATGCATTAAGGTCTGTTCATTCTAAGACGTATGTTGGCAAGGCTTTGAGCAATAGAAATTCCTGGTAGACCTTTTGGTTGAAGAAGAAAGGTAAGCAGAAGGACAGAGCTTGAAAGATGGgcagatatttatttttttatttaccacATCTGTCTAATATTCACAtttggatattagaggcaaagatgaagtgctttgtccacataatgagaagacaagaaagcttggagaagagaatgatgttggggaaaatggaggggaaaagaaagaggcgctgaccaagggcaaggtggatggatggtatccttgaagtgactggcttgacctttaaAGAGCTGGTagtggtgacagccaacagggagcacTGGCGTGggttggttcatgaggtcacaaagagtcggaagcgactgaacgaataaacaacaacatatttgtgTGTGTCCCCCCCCCACTCACCCTTACAACAGGCAGTGATATGATGCCACAAACATAAATGTCCACAAAACAAATAAATTCTAAgcagttaaaacatcaattattaaaacatcaattaaaatcacaaagTTCAAATCATAATCCAGGACTATTCCATTTGTCAGTCACATTAGTTCGTAATcatagatgaggggccaccattgagaaggccctctcgttCCCACTAATCTCTCTTGCAAGGGGGGTGggtccgagagcagggcctcccccgacgatcttaacctccgaggtggatcatagagaggTATACATTCAgacaaatacagtatatatagagATACAGAGGTTCAGAATCAGGCACTGTGTCTGaacattttgttgtattttgtttttaaatagttgTTGGAGCTATTTGACAGTGAAGATCCTCGAGAGCGGGACTACTTAAAAACAGTCTTACACAGAATTTATGGCAAGTTCCTTGGTCTTAGAGCGTTTATCAGAAAACAGATTAACAATATTTTTCTACGGtaagtttttaaaagtgtgctggGTTGGAAGAAGAATTCTTGTAGAGTTACACGAGTTGCCTAATTGAATAACTGTGAGCATGTAATCTGTGTAATTTGTTTGTACAGGTTTGTTTATGAAACTGAACACTTCAATGGTGTAGCTGAACTGCTGGAAATATTAGGAAGGTAATGAAACCTCTCCTTTATAGCTGACCTCACCTGTAAAATTCTCATATAGTACTAAACTTGATGTATAAAAACGACTTATCTTAAATTATTTGTCAAACTCCAAAATGTTCACTTTGAAGTGTCATCATAGTAGTGATTGTCACTACAATCATACTTCTGCCTCACTCTTTCTAAGGGGTAGAAAATGATGACGTTTTTCTGCTTCACTCTCACTAAACCGCTGAGAAAAATGATTATTAATTCACACATtgagtttcatggctgaatgAGGACAAACTTATTCTAGTCCAGCCCAATATGTTGCTGacagaaaaaaattgtttctggagAAGTATAGTAGCCTCAATGCCCTCTATGACCTGTTGCATTGACACAAAGGTGATTCGTAAGATGAGGTGCGTTGATTTCACCAGAAATACACTGACATATTTTTGCTGAGGCCCTCCTGTCACCTGCAGCACAGTGCTAGCTGTCAGCCTTCCTTTTGTCATTTTTTCTGCCCGCCTATGTCACGTGCAACTATGTGAACAGTTTTACAGCTATGTAGATGACAGTGAATTATGTATTTTCTGTGTAGATTTTGGGATGGCTTGCACATTGGTCTTTTTCACTCATTACTTGATCCTTAAGATTGCCTGTGCAGTAAAAAGTAAATCACTGCAGGAAGAAAGCTCACATTTATTTTGCCATAGAATTGTTCTGCTGTTGAAAGTGAACTCCCTGATTTTCTCTTGCACAGTTAGAAAATTCTAATGCGAAATGCATGGGATTCATTCATTTCTGTCtcaggggggtggggggggtggggtAGGGGTAGAGACTACAACTTACTTCTGATAACACTGTTCCAGGGAGGTATCAGGAAAGGAAAGGCCCCCAATTTTCTACTTGTAGAATACATCAATAAATTATGTTTTCTTTCTCATCAATACAAGTTTTGTAAGTTAGTATCTCTCTCAGGCAAATTTAGAGCTTGTTTCATGTATATAATCGCATCAATGTCTATCCCTTATATATCTGTGATTATATTGTACACAGTACCATGATAATAaaactccttttttctttctttttctagtaTTATCAATGGCTTTGCTTTACCTCTTAAAGCAGAGCACAAACAATTTTTGGTGAAAGTACTGATCCCTCTACATACTGTTAGGAGCCTATCGCTCTTCCATGCACAGGTAGAAATCTCTATGGTACCTTTCTTTTGTTTCCTGTGTCTGTCAAAATGTTTTGGCTCTACTGAATTAGAAATACTAAATGAGAATTTCCACAGAAGCAAAATGTTGATTTCAGTAAATACACAATAAAAATTTCAAACTCCCAAACATTTTTTTACAATCCTTTTGATTTGAAATGTCCTCTAGGGCTGTAGGGGACATTACACTAAAACTTAGGTCCATCTTGGATAAATTTAGACCCAAGTGTGGCCAGAAAGTGAACAGGAGTAACTTCCACTTCCTTCTTGTTAAAATAAAAGTTGTCTCCTGCATACAAAATAGTCCAAGAAGCCTACAAAACATGGTAAAAATGTCTCCATATCTATTTGGGGACAAAACaattggttttctttttccttatttTGTCGGGAACAGATTCAGTGGGAGAGTGCGACGTTTCAACCTCACTCTGGGAAGGAAATGTGCCTCCCAGTCCCTGCCCTTCTATATTTGTCCATGCCTCCCATAGAACTCGGATTTTAGGGAGTGGTATATTGTATCTTGAAGAATTTATATTGTTAATTAGCATTGGAACCAGCTTCTTTTCCCTACCCATGGCGGCTTTTGAAACTAATGCAAGTAGATAGATAATCTTATAACATATCTCCAGTGTTTTGTCTACTTTGGTCCACGCTGAAAAGcaggaagaagctgaagcaaTGCTAATGATTTTTTTCCTAATTGTTTTATGTTTCCTTGGGTTAACATACATGTTTTAATGTACAGTGAAAAATTGAATCCATAAATTCAGTACTCGtggaatgaaaataaaaataaaatgagttCCTATTACTTACTCTCAAACACTCCCTCTTTTATGTAGTTAATCCTTCTGTCTTGTACTCCAAGTTAGGGTTTGGCAACTAGGTATGTTCGCAAGCCAACTTGGGTGGCACAACTACCAGAGGTTTAAATCTAACTGCCAGTTCCAACTGAAATAGACCCATTAAATCAGTAATATTTACATAAGTGCTGACTTGTTATTCAGCAGTTGATTCAATGAGCTGGGTCTAACAATTTAATTTAGACTAAAGCCAGATAATTATTTTGCTTCCTTCCATTCCTATTgcagtgcagtcatgctggctaatGCTGAACATCTTAGACTGGGGTCCTATCTGTCCTCAGTGGGAAAGAAGCAAAACTTCAGAAACCACATGGGAGGAATGATATCATGGGCTACCCATTATCCCACCACTTCTCTGTATAACTGCACCAATTTTGAATTAGCTACTATCCTCAAATATTCTTGTTTTCCTGACTTTGATAACAAATCTTCCCATTCAACCACTGTATGTTTTATCCTTTCCTGAGTCATAGGGAGCAGCACGCTCTAAATTTTGCTTCCAGTCTCTCTGCAGATGCAGACCTGGTAGCTTAAGTCTTTTTATCTGTTAGTTTCTGGCTGTGCTAGCTCATCTCATGAGATGCTCTACTGTTgccaaaaatgtaaaataaaaacatctcCAGGACAATGAGGCATTCAGTGCAGAAATTCAGATGGTTTAAATCCCATATTCATCTAGTTACTTGATTGTACTGAAGAGAGTTTTGATCTGCTTTGCAGCTTTGGTGGGACTGTATTACAACTCTTTTCCTGAAAAGGTGTCTATTTCTAGTTTGCGTCCAGAATTGCACCTATAGAAATCCTCTGTGTGTTTATAAAAGGAGGCATGTGTCTGATTTGAATTTTCCTACAGCAGCCACTTGCATTTACATCTGATGCTGTTTTAGAGAGGTTCCCCAACCATTAAGTGCAGCTTTAAGGAGGTATAGGAGGCTGTAGCAGAAAGTGAGAAAACTATAGAATGGTAGACTCCGTACCTTAAAAAGTAGTTTGATCTTCCTTTGATCTGAAGTGTATATCTAGATTATCCACCTTAGCAAGATAGGGTACTTTTATATTTCCATCAAAGATCTTAATTGCCAGTTTCTCCCTTATCTTTACAGTTGGCTTATTGCATAGTGCAGTTTCTGGAGAAGGACCCTTCACTCACAGAGCCTGTAAGTATAACATATGCACCTACATATCTACTTTTTAATACTTAGTGTTAACACTACAGAGTTGTGTATTTACAGCCTGTTTTATCTTCTCTGCTTTGATCTAGGTCATTAGAGGTTTAATGAAATTCTGGCCAAAAACTTGCAGTCAGAAAGAGGTAAGTTTTGAGGCACAGGTGAACATCCTATTTGAAATGAAATCCAAAGAAAAAGGGAGGCTATAACTAATTATTTGATTGAGAGATTACGTGTAGAGGCCCAAACTACACTCTCTGCAGACATAGGGATTAATATGTCAGCATCTTCTGATATTATTGGATGAAACTTTGCATCTACATTGGGACTTAAATGCTTAGAATCCTGTTTATGTAGGACTTATTTGCATGGTATGTGCAAACTCCTGCCacaaattacaggcagtccccaagttatgaacaagataggttctgtagatttgttcttaagttggtacctattgatctactcacattcaaactgctaggttggcagaaactggggataacagcgggcgctcactctgctccccggattcgaacctgcgacctttcggtccgcaagttcagcagctgagcactttaacacactgtgccaccaggggctcctcatgtgttttatttcatgtgAAATTGTTTTCAAGTTCCAGATGAATTGTTATTGTGCAATATCCCCACTTCAGTAGGCATGGGCATTTTTATGGCTCACAGTATATGGGAATTCTCATGAGGGCCACTAAATATCCCAGATTAATTCAGTCAGTGAATAGTTTTTCTATCTATGTGGATGATTGTTAAAGATATGGAAGAAAAACCTTTCTTAGCCGTAGAGCGCATGCAAGTTAATTCTGGCGGCAGGCCGTGAATTATGGGTTTTCTTTGCACGTACGTAGAAATAATGTTAGTTGGAAAAAATTGTGTGTGAGACCCTTTGAGCCAGTTACACCAGCCTAAGTGACATTATACTTCTACTATTTTTGACACATTCAAGTTTATGGTGTATTTGTGCACTTAAACGTAAGTATCTTGTTCTTCTCAGTTCAGAGGGCTATAACATGCTCCCTCACATCCATTTATTCCATCTAACTCTTGAAGCATAACGCTATTGGAAACTGTTGTTGTAAAATTTAAAATTGCTTTGTCGGTAATAGGACAAGCCTTAACACTGTGGCTTTTGTAGACTTTGGCATAATTTCTAAAGTTTAGAGTCACTATGATTCTAGTAGTAAAAATGTATCTTTTGGGCATTactggttcaaatcctcactcgaCTGTGATGCTCACTGGAAGACCTTGAGTCGGCTGTTATCTGTCAGCCCAGTCTATCTCACAGGATTGTCATGAGAAGAAAAAGGGAGGGCAAATATATAAACCACGTTGAACTCTCCAGATGGAATTcagatgcaataaataaatggcaTGTCATGTGGTATTTCAAAACTTAGCTTTCCATGAGGAAGTATGAAGGTGAACACTCCCACTAAATGATTGTACATGCATTCCGTTTTGACATGCATAATTAAGTACTTAGATGTCATATGTCCTTTGCTTTATACAGTGTTTGTCAGCAGTCTTCTTTAAGGTTTTGAACAATAACTATTGTATGTTGTGTTTGCTGTAGGAGTGAAATAACTGTTATTGTCTTAATGCCATCTGGGAAAAATCTACCTACTCTGTCCTTAATAGTATAAAGTTTTTCGAGTATAGGAAATGTGTGACATTTAGAAGTCTAGAAGTTACACTTGTATGCAGAGTGAAGCGTTGATGTTTCAGTTCCAGAAAAAGTTGTTGACTTCCATGCTTGTTTTTTGAGTACAGTCTGCCCACATATTACACAAGAGCTCAATTTCAGCACTCTTTGTGTATCATAATTTTCATTTATAATCTGGGACACTATTTTGTAACCTGAAAAAAACAATATATTGGACTTCTGGCTCAAATGTATAATACAATTGAGCTGAGccatctagaaaatgcctagagagatgtcttctctaggcattttctagatcctccaatgcactttatggtatgcttctgatGGAAGTGGGCTGGAACAGCTCTATGTATTTAAATGAACCTGTGTAATACAAGCTCCCATTATATGCAGGCAGACTGTATGTAATAATTGCGTAAGAGTGGTCAGACCCAGGTAAGGCATAGCTAGAATTGTGCGACCCATAACAGCCTTGAATGGCATGTCAAAAGGAACTTGTACTGGGCTACTTAAATGTGTAATTGTTGAACACAATCTCAGCCAGTATCTAAAAAAAGGTTATTTTACTTATGTCTTTTTACTGTTTCAAGGATGGGCAAGCTCCAGGAATCTGACGGCCATTTTAACACCCCTGGGCCCATCCATTTCATGGGAACTTGATCTGACtgaaaagtcacttctggttgtgaGGCTGTtgttacaacaacaaaaaagcaataaaaagatggtgtttttatttttgcttagATCACAGTGTTTGAGTGGGGAGCACCTTTCTCTAGGAGAAAATAATTTCTTCTGGTGGCTTCACTGAACTGCATTTCTTTGGATGGACTCTGGCACCACCAAGAATGTTCTCCAGGCATTGCATGCTTGAAGCTGAATTATACTTTCTTAAAAATCCTGCTGAAAAATTGCAAATGGAAGACCTCTGAATTAAAACCTTTGTTTCTCACTTCAGGTCATGTTCCTTGGGGAGCTAGAAGAGATATTAGATGTGATTGAACCTTCACAATTCGTCAAAATTCAAGAACCCTTATTTAAGCAAATAGCTAAGTGTGTCTCTAGTCCTCATTTTCAGGTTAGTATTGCAGCTAGAAATTCAAAGGAAGATTGTGTGTCATGTTAGAAAGTTGTAGCAAACTTTTTTTAAACACTCCCCTTAGAAGAACAGTAGCCATCTACTTTTACTTCTCTCCCTACGGAAGACCCGTGGCAGAGAGTCATGGAGTCACAGAATCAAAGTTGCAAAGGGGGCTCATGAGCCATCTAGAATAACCCCCTGCTCAATGCAAAAGCTCCCACTAAAGCATAACAGAGCGAGGAATGATCTTAGTGACTGCCCTCTCTAGCTAGAATCATACTCTATTGTATTGATAGAAAAACCAGTTCAGTTAAATTGATATGAAATGCCATATTCCAAAAACAGTGTATTCCAAAAAATAGAAACTCTCTGTAAGTATCCTCTGGTAGACTACATATAGAGGGGAAAAAGTATGACCTGTTTGCATATGGTGAAGATGTGGACTTAATTTATAAAGATTGTTTGTCCTGCATGTTTACAATCATAGCATATGATAATAAAGGCAGAGTACAGGATCCCCCAATCTGACACCTTACAATATTTTTTGGACTGCATTATCAGTCACCATTGTCCATATTCATGGTAATTACAGCTCAAAACATCTGGCTGCAGGTTAGAGAGAGCTGACATAGCACAAATAAGATTATTTAATTGAGTTGATTTCTTGTTTGAAATGCAAATAGTAAAAAAGAAGGTTGCCTTACTTCTTCCACAAGTTCTTGACTCCATTATTACTGTAACACACACCCAATAACAATATATCAGTGCATCCATAAACAGCAGGGGTGAAAAACAGGATATTTCAGAAGACAGATATGGgtctagatcagaggtcctcaaactttttaaacaggtagccagtccacaatccttcaaactgttgaggggccgaattatcatttgaaaaaaaaatgaacaaattcctatgcacactgcatatgtcttatttgtagtgcaaaacgataacaataacaatgaaagaacaatacaatatttaaaaataaaaacaattttaaccaatataaacctatcaggatttcagtgggaagtgtggcctTGCTTCTggacaatgagatagtcaagttaattaggattattgttgttgtgtgccttcatatcatttcagactttgggtgaacctgaagtctaaaactgagggcgggggccaggtaaatgtccttggagggccttagtttggggacccctggtctagattttAGCGCTGCAGGCCCAAAAATcacagaattgtagagttggaagagaccataaagggTCATCTGGTCCACACACAAGGGTCGCCAGTTATGGCACTTCTGAAAGCCATCCACCCAAGTCTCTCTTTAAAGTCTTCCCCAACGCTTTGATGCTGTCTATTCCAgttttgaacagttcttacagcaAATAAGTTCTTCTTAAAAGTTTAATTAGAATATCTTTTTATAATGCTAGCAATATGCTCTTTACTCACTGTATGTCCTTGCAGTGCTTTCCTcagttttcattgttttcctccAGTGTAATAGAGACTAGTATTTCAGTTGCAGTATATCTAGCGATCTATAAAACCTTGTTTGTGCTTGTTTTAAGGCAATACTGATCTCATGTATTTTAAACGATTCAATGTTATGCATATCTATATGATGAACACCTAGACATTTATACCATCATAGTGCTAAATGTAGTGCATGTTTAATGATTTATGTGCTTTAACTCCGAACGTTAAACATTAGCATAACAGTGATCCCCACCTCCCCGGACACATTCAGATAGGTCTTTGTTCAGTTGTGAACATAGAGGAAGGCTTTAGAGTTGATAAaaagattatatgcatccacacaaaaATTTCTGTCACCTGGACATGTTTTGCCTTACCACACCCCTTTCCCCTTAGAAAACTTACTGCATTTTGGAAATAACAAACTGTGATGTCTCCCTTCCTCCAAGGTGGCTGAGAGAGCATTATACTATTGGAATAATGAATATATCATGAGTTTGATAGAGGAGAATTCGAATGTAATActtcccatcatgttttccagtcTATACAGGATTTCTAAAGAACACTGGAATCCGTAAGTGGGGATTTTTTATCATGTGGGGTGGCTGTGGGTTATTGCTTATCCCTCAGCCTACAAGGAGTCTTAACTTTCTGCTTTATAATGAAATCTATATTCTACACAATGCAATGTAAATTCTCCATCCTAAACACATTACACCTCCTCCAGTGTTTATAGCACAACTAAACTTGGTACAGAGTGTACTTACCTTTGGAATTACACAGTCAGGAAACAGAGACTTTTATCTGTGTTGTGAGAAGAGAATTTGTTTCTGGAATACTGTACAATGAGTGGGAAAATTGTTTTGCATTTCAGTTCACAGTACTTTCTGTTAATAATGCACAGTACAGTATGATAAAATAACTGCATACACATCTCCCTGAGATATTTAGAAGGCGAGAAACCAAAGACAAAACAACGTGAGAGTGATGAGAAAATGTGGCTAGAATGTATGTTTTTGTCTCCGCATTTATGTACACACAATTAGGAACTTAAGGGTGTTATTAATGGTTGGAAGACACAGGGGACCTGGTAGTATTATCAGAAGAACTCTCGAACTATTGATTGAGGTATTGGTATAGTTGAATTTTCTGTTACAAATGTGAACTATCTTAGAATTAGTATATGCCATGCATGCAGCTCTGCTTCAGAAAATCCACATGCACAATCTGAACCAAGGAAATTGCTGATACATTTGTAGGTGTAGTGTATTAGAAGGGGTTTTGATTCACAGTTGtttttaataacaacaatacgAAATGCAGCTATACCTCGATTAACAAAGCCTCTGGCAAAGAAACTCCTTTCTACAATGTCTTTTAAAGCtgtcttaccccccccccccttcat
Encoded here:
- the ppp2r5e gene encoding serine/threonine-protein phosphatase 2A 56 kDa regulatory subunit epsilon isoform isoform X4, encoding MDTLSDLKMKEYKRSTLNELVDYITISRGCLTEQTYPEVVRMVSCNIFRTLPPSDSNEFDPEEDEPTLEASWPHLQLVYEFFIRFLESQEFQPSIAKKYIDQKFVLQLLELFDSEDPRERDYLKTVLHRIYGKFLGLRAFIRKQINNIFLRFVYETEHFNGVAELLEILGSIINGFALPLKAEHKQFLVKVLIPLHTVRSLSLFHAQLAYCIVQFLEKDPSLTEPVIRGLMKFWPKTCSQKEVMFLGELEEILDVIEPSQFVKIQEPLFKQIAKCVSSPHFQVAERALYYWNNEYIMSLIEENSNVILPIMFSSLYRISKEHWNPAIVALVYNVLKAFMEMNSAMFDELTATYKSDRQRLSKAAGETNEETSGTPGSLRLGESRAFCETRGSHKQSEGYCMSSSLVSEKKKEKEREELWKKLEDLELKRGLRRDGIIPT